TGTGAAGGCGCCCGCCCTCGGCCTTCACCCGAGCGGAATCCACCTCACCGGAGTCGGAGGCGTACTGGTAACCGGAGCGGCCGCGGATGCGCTGGTCGCCTCCCGAGCAAAACGCCCAACCGCCGTCCTTGTCTGAGGGCCCGTTGCCAGTGAGCAGCACCGTCCCCACCGACGGGTCGCGCCGGGCGTGGTCGAGCGCGCGGTACAGCTCGTCGACGGTGTGCGGACGGAACGCGTTGCGCACCTCGGGGCGATCGAAGGCGATGCGCACGGTGCCGTTGGCGCGCCCGCCGCCGTTGTGGCGGTGGTAAGTGATGTCGGTGAAATCGAAACCGTCGACGACATCCCACTGCGAGGGGTCGAAGGGCTGGTCGGTGGAGTAGCTCATGCTTACACTTTGCCCCATGACACCGAGTATCGACGACATTCTCGACCGCGCCCACGTTGTTTCTCTGCCGATGGCGGTGCGTTTCCGGGGCGTCGATACGCGTGAGGCCCTGCTTATCGACGGCCCCGCCGGCTGGGGCGAGTTCTCGCCCTTCCTCGAGTACGGCCCGGAGGAAGCCGCGCGCTGGCTCGCGGCGGGCATAGAGGCCGCGTTCGAGGGGTTACCCGCGGCGAGCGGCTGGGTGGAGGTCAACGGCACCGTCCCCGCAGTGGGCCCCGCCGAGGTGGAGAAGGTCCTCGAAAGGTTTCCTGGTGTGGGCACCTTCAAAATCAAGGTTGCGGAAAAGGGGCAGTCGCTTGACGACGACCTCGCCCGCGTGAACGCTGTCCGCTCCCTGCGGCCCGGGGCGGTGCTCCGGGTGGATGCCAACCGGGGCTGGAGCGTGGACGAGGCCGTCGAGGCGGCGCACCGGTTGGGCGAGCTCGAGTACATCGAGCAGCCGTGTTGCACCGTGGAGGAGCTCGCCGAGGTGCGAGCGCGGGTGGCGACACCGATTGCCGCCGACGAGTCGATCCGGCGCGCCTCCGATCCACACCGGGTGGCGAAGCTCCGGGCGGCGGATGTGGCCGTTGTCAAGGCCGCGCCGCTCGGCGGCGTGCACCGGCTCCTGCGCGTCGGGGAGGAGCTGGGGCTCGACCTCACGGTCGCCAGCGCCCTAGACACCGCCGTCGGTGTGGGCGCGGGCCTCGTGGCTGCCAAGCTGACCGGTTCTCGGGCGGCGGGGTTAGCCACCCAGAGGCTGTTCGTCGAAGACGTCTGCGAACCGCGGGAGATCGTCCACGGCCAGCTTGAAGTGCGATTGGCTACCCCCGATCCGGAGCGACTGCAGGGGTTGCGTGCCCGTCCGGAAAGGAGAGAGTGGTGGTTCCGCAGGGTACGCGAGTCCTACGCCCACCTATAGGGGGGAGGGGATTCGGAGTATTTATGTGAAGGAACATAAACTGTGATGGCCATTACCTGAGAACTTAAGGAACGCCCGTGTCTACCACCGTCTCCGAGCGCCAGACGATCCTGTCCGACGGCGATCTCGCTAAATCCCCGGACCCGAAGGACTGGCGGCGCCAGCTGATCGGACTCATTGCCGGTCTACTGCTCGCCGCGATCGTCTACTTCATCTTCCCGGAGAGTGCGCCGGAAACCGTCGCCCAGTCCACCGGTGCGAAGGAGGGAGCCGAATATACCGCCGAGGCCATGCGCGTTGTCGCGGCCACCACCGTTCT
This window of the Corynebacterium qintianiae genome carries:
- a CDS encoding o-succinylbenzoate synthase; amino-acid sequence: MTPSIDDILDRAHVVSLPMAVRFRGVDTREALLIDGPAGWGEFSPFLEYGPEEAARWLAAGIEAAFEGLPAASGWVEVNGTVPAVGPAEVEKVLERFPGVGTFKIKVAEKGQSLDDDLARVNAVRSLRPGAVLRVDANRGWSVDEAVEAAHRLGELEYIEQPCCTVEELAEVRARVATPIAADESIRRASDPHRVAKLRAADVAVVKAAPLGGVHRLLRVGEELGLDLTVASALDTAVGVGAGLVAAKLTGSRAAGLATQRLFVEDVCEPREIVHGQLEVRLATPDPERLQGLRARPERREWWFRRVRESYAHL